The Podospora pseudoanserina strain CBS 124.78 chromosome 7 map unlocalized CBS124.78p_7, whole genome shotgun sequence region ggcgagggtgggggaggatagTAGGCCtttggaggagatcaagatcaaggaggtggtggtattgGTGGATTGTTTTGAGGAGTTTTTgagggagaaaggggagaaggagagggaggaggagaagaagaaggaggtggagaggaagggggggacgGAGGATGATAGGACTACTTGGacggggaagaggttgaggggggaggaggggggaagggggggggcaaGTATTTGAAGGACGTGAAGGGACAGAGAcaagaggggagggggaaggggagacaGATACTTGGGAGGAaccggtgaagaagaagacgagggtggggggagggggatttgggaaTTTTGATGGGTGGTGATTATGGGTGGAAAAAGCATTGttggcgtttgggggttACCTGAACAATGCGAATGATTCATGTGTATATGTTGGCAAGGAAAGCGGcaataaaaataaaaatttcGTCACACTGCGTGGCTTTTGTAATAAATCTTTCGAGATTTCATGACTTCaggtcatcatcacatcTGCCTTTCTCATCAGCGGCAGCGGCCATAATAAtatacaaaaaaaaaaaaaaaatgtacAAGAAGTTCATATAGTCTGGTATCATTCATCAtcttttccccttccattcttcaaacccaaaccaaatcccccaacccccaccccaaaatCATCCCCCATATACTCCATCGGCACCTGCAACGGTGACAACCCCAATCcatacaacccccctccattCCCCACCCATCATGCGATAGCATATCCGgcgacaacaacagcccaTCTCCCCCCATTGTCGGCTCTAAAGTAGGATCAATCCAGTCCaccccgccaacacccccctcatcagcAATAAGATTAGCCAGCGCATCCGCCTGCTTGATCCCCGTCTCCATCGTCACCATTCTCAGTCTTCCCACAACCCAGTTTTTCATTTCTTCGGTGCAAGCAGTGCTCATCCCCACCAGATACAACGGCCAGACGACGGTGCTGGTTGCTGAGACGAGGAGCATGTACCGCTCTGCttcatcgtcttcgtcgcGGGCTTTTGTCACGTCGAGGATTGTCAGGCCGGCGAGGTGACGGCGGGGTTCGGAAGGGCTGGTGGAGTCGCACGACcgagaggaaggcgaggttggtgggcTGGGGGTCTCGCGGACCTCGACGGTGGCGATGCGGGCGGAggtgtcgtcttcgtcttggGAGCCGATGGAGCCGTCTACTGGGTCCATTAGTCCTAGGTGTTGGGGGACCGAGGCGCAGATATCGTAGACGAGGCGTTTGAGTTTCCGGTGGGCGTGGTTGTACTCTTCGATGTAGCGGCTCGAATTGAGACGTGGGTTGAAAGAGGAAAAGTCCTCGGATATTTGAGACAGAATGGTCTCCAGTATCAGAACGCGGGTGGTCCGGATGCAATTCCAGATGTTGgcgtggtggagggaggggtataGGTGGCAGTAGCCCTCGAAGACGGCGTCGTGATGCTGGGTTACCTTGAACTGACGGTATCGCCATGACGGGGCCATGTTGTCTGTCACTTTTTCGAGGTCGTTCTCGATAGAGAGGATTTGCTCGACAATGATCTCTGGATCGGTAAGGGCATGATTCTTGATATCGTGACGGAGTTGAAGAACCCGCCACACCAGGGGCATCAGGTGTCTGGTAGGGTTCCCAGGCTCCAGAGTCTTGGCCATCTCATGCCAGAGCTCCTTCAAGTGTTGTGGCATAGGCATATCTTTCATTGCGCAGCTGATCACAACTCTTTGGCAGAGCATCGAAAACATTCGTCTTCCGGCTCGGGTCTGGAACTGGGCTGGTCCTCGTATTCTGGCCAAGGCGGCAGCACCGTTGACATGCTCCTGGAAAGCAGTGACTGTTCGTGCTCGCGCTGGGCTCTCGGCCATCATTTCAAAGACACCGAGGATCAAGATGGAAAGCATGGTGCTGTCCTTGACCGCCTCTGCTGGATCTTTCAACGCATCCTTGGTCAGTCCCAACGCTACCCCGTACGACTTCCTCGCAGCATCCATCAGATCGTTCCTCCGTTGTAAACTAGCCATGCCCATCAGTCCCACCGCTGTCAAGCTGGCGAGGACAGAGTCGACCTGCCGCTCCCGCTTGGTCCGGGAGGGCTTCCAGACTTCTCGGACAAAGTCGAACTTCTGGTGACAGGCCGTTTCGTGTGCTGTCACAAATCgtgaaaagaagaaggcaaagCCGTGTTCCTGGCATACCGCTGGAATGTTGTAGAGTGCCATGGcgggaggtgttgttggccaGCTTCCCGACTCTGGTGACATCAGTAGGCTGTCGTCGAATCCCCATGCATCCGAATCTGCGGGACTGGTTGGGGCTGGCGTGGCGGGAACTACTATCGTTACCGATGGCTTTCCCCGAGGTTCTGGTGTGACTGACAACCTCCCCTCGGATCCAGACGGTGTTGATGGCTCGACGATCAGATTCCCCTTCTTGCGGGCCCtcgccttggccttcttgatgacgtGAGAGCTCTCATCGCGGAACATGAGATCCACTAGATTTCGATAGCCAGGGCATGTCTGATGCCTCTTTTCGCACTGGCCGCACCCTGGTGCTCTCTGATCACACTGGGCGCTATGTTAGCCAGGACGGTGGCTTGAAAGTGAGGGCAGAAGATGGAGTCGCGGTGGATTGTCTGCTGATTATACGAGCACCCTTGAGTGGGATCGGCGGCAAATAGGCTGAAGGAAATGGTTACTCACGCGGATTTTTCGATCACGACAGTTGGAGCATCCTTTACTTGGCTTCCCACAATAGACCATTTTGAAGATTGGAACTGGCTGGTTGATGCCAAACACGGTACAAGACCCGGGTTGAACACAACGCGTCTGACGGCACAGTCTCACTCGCCGCTGGCATCGACCAAAGAGCCTCAAGTTAGCTCCCGAGTTGGGGTCGGTCGTCCGTCTCAGTGGCCGTCTGCTATGGCTGCTCACCGGGAGGGAGCTGGCGCTATCCGGAAGGAGGCACAAGGCAGTCGTTGAGGATGTCGAATGAGAACGAGAATTCTGTGTTTGAGTGGCGGCCGAGGTGTGGGGAGAATGCCTAGGAAGGAGCCTGTCCGGCTGAGGTCTTATAATAAGCAAAGTTGGGGTgtggaggatggaggaggtgcacAGGAGGCCGCAGGTTCAAGTCCGGggcggttgaggttgacCAGAGTTGTATCGTGTCTCCCACGGAACCCTTGAGTCAATTCCTCGGTTCATGGGTTGATTTTCATAGGGCTATGGGCTGCAACTGGCTGCGAatgtgatgaagatggagaaaaCGCCAAGCAGCCCCCGCTGCCCACGACATGATATTGCCCACACAGCCCCTGACAGCGGCACCACAGCCTCTAGTTAGACGGGTACCTTGGCGCTCGGGGCAACTGGGCGTGTTACTGTCGTGAAGCGAGACCTTCACCATGTGTTTGAACCCTCGATTCTCGATGGTGTTGTCACCATCTAACCATtggccggtgctggtgtggAGCagagacgaagacgacaGGGGTCTTTCCTAGTTGGGACACCTGTGCGAAGGCGTTCTCCCAGCAAAAGGGGACATGATCAGGCTTGGCGGCGCTCCCAGACGAGACCGGGGTTCGAAGCTTAAAAAGGTCCCCGCGAGATGTGATTCGTCAACGAGATCACCTCAAgcgagaaggggaagagctCGCTATGGGTGGCATGGCGCCCATGGCTGGCGATGGCTGCATGCTGGGTCTGGAGAGCCCTTCTAGAAACATTCCCTCGCCGGCGTGGCTGCTCACTTATGTGCCGCCAAGTGCGGAATACGGGATGGAAAATGTCGAGAGTGTGCGGAATTGCTAGCCCGGAAGACGTTTCGGGGCGTTTGAGATGCTGTGATGCCGTCACCGCCCATACTTAAACGACGTCGAGCTAGCTAGCGAGAGGGTGGATACGGCTGCCTCTGCCTAGACAAAGCGTCGACACGTACCATGGCACGATGCTGTTTTATATTATGACTGATTCGCCGGATGGAAGGGCATATGGCTGGCAGACTTGTCTTGACACGGTATATCGAAGATCATCGTTGTTGAAGACATCTTCAGGACCGAGCGGGGAGTTGTGTTCGGTCAGCATGTGACATTGGTCCCCCCACGAACGTCATTGAGCACCGGGCACCGGATGGAGAtgctctgtgtgtgtgtgtatgtgtgtgtgtgtgtgtagcaACTGCAGACGCCCGAAGGCAGGTCGGTCTTTGGCGAATAGCGTCTCGGTGTAACGTCCCAAAGATGGAATCATCTTGAGGCGAGAGACTTTCTCGCAGCAGAGGTTGTAAGTGGCCGAATCTGGACAAAATATCCAAGAGGCGCAGAAGggcttcccttcccttcccttcccttcacCAGATGTCAAATCACGCAGATCCTCCAGATGGCGCTAACCCGCACACAGCCCTACACTAGACTCCATCAGGCAAAGCTGGGGGAAAAGCCCATGCATTGGCCACTTCTTTACAACAATTAAACATAGCCCCTTGCCAGAGCATCATCACGATTCCACGAAGCTTATGGCTGCAGAACGCCATGCAGGGACCGGCAGATGTCAGTTCTGGCCTTCCTATTCTGTCGAGTATTTCGAACACAACCCCAGGCAGAGGCTTAACACCATGCATCTGTAGCTCAAGGTATTACGAGCACGCAAATTAGGGGATGGATGCGGCATAAGATGGATGGAGATTATACTCATGGGGCAGTATATGGGATTCCCGACAGTCAGGAGAGTTGTCGGGCCGCTGTGCTATTGGTACGCTGTGGAACTTTCTCTTACCACTGCCGGCGCTTGTGAGGAAGTGGCACTTGTGGCTGTGTTTCAATATTTTGTCGACACATTGGTGTCTAGCATCTTGAATCACACTGCGGCATTGTGGCTTCTTGTAGTCATGTGTCGCATATGTCGGCAGTCAGAGTCGATTATTTTGAAGCCAGTAGACTGTATGTAGAACAGTGGTTGATGAGTGTAGGATGAAGATCAGTGATCAATCAGTGTTTGCGTGGGGTCCAATGATGTTCTTGGCATTATCGGGCCGAGCCCGGATCCCAGATCGGTTCGGGACCCGTTTCCCCCACTTCGGATGAACCCCATTACCCACCTAACCCCTTCTGTCCAATGAGACAATTTGGATTGGCTTCCTGTACTGCACAGTAAAgtaccacaaccaccacagctctCGATTGTCCAACATGAACTCATAGGCCAGGATACGCGAAAATTGCGATATCAAAAATAAGGCTGATCGTCACACGAATCCATATTCAAGATCTTGCTCTACAACCTCTTGATCGGGACGGCTTACCCCGCCTGAGCTTATCCTTGAGTTCCTGGGGCTTTGAGGCTCCTAGGCACACCGCAGACAAGGCTGCGGGCTATACctaccaaccacaaccaacaacgCCCATCATATGAGCACCGGCAGTGGGACGTTGGATCTTCGAATCAAACACCTGAAATCTTCATCGGCTCACAGTAGCTACCTTGCGTTTGGGGGATACCCTCCAAGCTGGGCACTTGGGCAAAATGCTGCATTCATGTTCGTCATTGACTTACCCATGAGCCTTCTTGCTGATGGACATTAAATACTCCATACAGTGGTTGTCACGCGTCCGGTCACGCAGCCAAAGAGCtgccatcatctccgccCGATTGGCCAAGCCAGCAACCCGCATCAATATTATCGCAGACCGACGAATCAGCCTGGTAGAGTGAGGCAGCAACAAGGCCCCCCCAGGCGTTACACCGATCTTTCCACGGACGTCATTCATGAAAACTTCGTTTACTCCTGAAGGCTTCTGAATTTACTTTCAAATACAAACATTGCGGAGAACTATGAAGAAGGTAATGAATATGATGCAGAGAAAGGGACAGCGGTGCAGTCCACGAGTGGAAGAAGTTGAGGGTAGTAGGCCGATTTCTACGTCCCCTACAACCCTTTGCTCAGCTTGCACCAGCCTCATATATCCTCACCCTATGGACCTTAGGGTGAAGCGATATGGGGCGTTTAGGTTATGCCACCATGATCAGCTGTCCTTTCGAGACGCCGTGCAAAACGGCTGCGCGATCTGCTGCATTGTCATGCAAGACGTCAGACTTCGTGGGCTCAGAAAGGGGAAACAAAAGTCAGGGGTAGAACCAGACTGCCACTTTCCTGACACTACATCATCTACAATCACCAGTGGACCAGAAGATAGGATCAAACATGGCAAGCACATTTTCATTGCTACATACCGGAACGAGCATGAATACACCTTCACCAGCCTCACTTTGGTCCCAGACTTTGGTAAGACCCCGTTCGTTACCAGACACTACTCATCGGAAAGCTTGTCAGTATGCTGAGTTCATCAAACTACACACAGATAATTTGCGGGCTCATCACATGCACCGAGATATATCGCGGGACAATGATACATCAACGGGGACAAGTCCAACCATGCGCCTGGCCATTCATTGGCTTAGACATTGTCAAACATCTCATAAGGAATGCGCATCAACACTGGAACCCTCGGGTCACAATACAGCTAACCTTCCTTCGTGGCTTCTGGATATCGGACCCGAAGCGACTGGAAGCTTGAGACTCGTGTTAACCGGAGAGGACGGGGTGGACGCCCGAGCCCAGTACATTACTCTGAGCTACATGTGGGGGGTAAAGATTCAGCGGGTCATGCTTTTATCTTCAACCTTAGACTCCTTCCGCTAGGGACTGCCGATCAGTGAGCTTCCTCGAACATTTCAGGATCTGATTGTGCTTGCCCGGGCATTCGGCGTTCGTTACATGTGGATCGATGCCTTCTGCATCATCCAGGACTCTACTGAAGACTGGGAGCACGAAGGCGCCGCCATGTGGAAGGTTTATGCGAATTCGCTTTGCACAATTGCAGCTACCGCCTCTACAAGTCCAGAAGATGGCTTGTTTCGGAAGAAAGACCCCGTACCATTCACTCGACAGATCAAGGCTCCTAGCGGACATCCATGTCGCGACAATCATGATTACCATGTTCTCGATCCAGGCTTCGCAGAAAGGTGTATTTCCAGTGGGCCATTACAGTCAAGAGGCTGGGCATTCCAGGAGCGAATCATGTCGCCACGGGTTCTTCATTTTACAGACAGCCAGATGCTGTTGGAATGTCGCAAAGAGACCCAGTGCGAAGCAGCTCCTTTCTATACGACTCTTCTATCCCAGAAGAGCACAAAAGGGTCAATCCAACATCAAGGAATGAGGAACAGACTGGAAGTGACTGCGGACCACGACGCGGAATCGTCTGCCTCCTTATCTTCGTCGACACCTGCGAGAAACCATGTTGGAAAAGAATATGATGTGTTTCTGGATGGTTGGAAATCAGTTGTCGCGATCTACTCAAACTGTAGCTTGACCTATGACGAGGACAAGCTACCTGCTTTGGCGGGCCTAGCCAAGGCATTTCTACGAGACAAACCAACTCGCACGTATCTTGCAGGCATGTGGAGAGAGAATCTTGAAGGGCAGTTAGGCTGGAAGGTGAACACTCCAGGAAACAGACTCTCCACTCCTTACCGCGCACCTTCGTGGTCATGGGCATCGGTGACCAGTGCTATTGAACCGTCCTTATATTAtaagctggagaagctcgGCCACTGTTTCCATACCATCCCGAGGATTGAAAGCGTCAGCTGTGTAACTAAAGGACCACAGTATTTCGGAAGGGTCTTGAGAGCACACCTTGAGGTCTCCGGTTACCTGGTTTTCCCAATTGTTCATAGTATTGACGGTGAAAAGGAACTCCAGACCTGCCAGTTGCGGATTGAACACACGTTTGTGTCTGCGTGCCTGTGCTGGGATACTGTGGATGTCCGTGCTAGTGTCAGGTTCACAATTACATGTCTACCCCTTGGTATAGAGTATGATACTCGTACTCCTACTTGTATTATATTGGAGCAGGTTGGGGGGAATTCGCCCATCAAGTATCAGCGAGTTGGTTTATTGAAGGTTACTTTCGGTCATGATCGCAGTGACCAGCTTTGGAGGTTCGGAATAGAAAAGCGGATAAAAGAAAATCGGTCTGTTGCCAAGTATAACAAGGAGTTTTCTGTCATACGTATTGTATGAAAGAATTCGAGCGGACATTTAGCAGAATGCCAGGTGATGGACAAAGGGACAGAATAAAATTAATACACATAGCCCGACAATTATATCCATCGTGACCTCTTCCCATCAATAACCCTCAAACTTTCcttctctccacctcccaaccGGCACAGCACTCGGCCTGCCTGTTTAACGTCAACCCAGCGCTCTCCAATATCAACAcaaccatcatctccatAATCACTCCCATCCCAAGAAAATACCACACAAAACTCCCCACCCCGCCATAACTCTTAAACCTCGGATCTGTCCCAAATGTAGCCAACCCTGAGAACACGATCCTGACAATCATAAACGGCGACGCcagcccaactccaaacaacaacctcttctcccctGGCTCCACCGCCCGTTTCtccaccatcgtcaccaacgtCCCCAAAACtacaaaccccaacccagccatagtcaaccccaacccagcctgACTCTCATTCGGCAcagtcaccacctccgcctgCTGTCCCGTCGTCCCACTAACCGCATCTCCAATCTCACCACTCATCATACTCTGCCCTACAATCGAAAGTATCAACCctatcaacatcaccacttGCGCAAGTCTCTGGTGGCGTGGGCTG contains the following coding sequences:
- a CDS encoding uncharacterized protein (EggNog:ENOG503P2MV; COG:S), yielding MVYCGKPSKGCSNCRDRKIRCDQRAPGCGQCEKRHQTCPGYRNLVDLMFRDESSHVIKKAKARARKKGNLIVEPSTPSGSEGRLSVTPEPRGKPSVTIVVPATPAPTSPADSDAWGFDDSLLMSPESGSWPTTPPAMALYNIPAVCQEHGFAFFFSRFVTAHETACHQKFDFVREVWKPSRTKRERQVDSVLASLTAVGLMGMASLQRRNDLMDAARKSYGVALGLTKDALKDPAEAVKDSTMLSILILGVFEMMAESPARARTVTAFQEHVNGAAALARIRGPAQFQTRAGRRMFSMLCQRVVISCAMKDMPMPQHLKELWHEMAKTLEPGNPTRHLMPLVWRVLQLRHDIKNHALTDPEIIVEQILSIENDLEKVTDNMAPSWRYRQFKVTQHHDAVFEGYCHLYPSLHHANIWNCIRTTRVLILETILSQISEDFSSFNPRLNSSRYIEEYNHAHRKLKRLVYDICASVPQHLGLMDPVDGSIGSQDEDDTSARIATVEVRETPSPPTSPSSRSCDSTSPSEPRRHLAGLTILDVTKARDEDDEAERYMLLVSATSTVVWPLYLVGMSTACTEEMKNWVVGRLRMVTMETGIKQADALANLIADEGGVGGVDWIDPTLEPTMGGDGLLLSPDMLSHDGWGMEGGCMDWGCHRCRCRWSIWGMILGWGLGDLVWV
- a CDS encoding uncharacterized protein (EggNog:ENOG503PBPX; COG:S); protein product: MKKVMNMMQRKGQRCSPRVEEVEGSRPISTSPTTLCSACTSLIYPHPMDLRVKRYGAFRLCHHDQLSFRDAVQNGCAICCIVMQDVRLRGLRKGKQKSGVEPDCHFPDTTSSTITSGPEDRIKHGKHIFIATYRNEHEYTFTSLTLVPDFDNLRAHHMHRDISRDNDTSTGTSPTMRLAIHWLRHCQTSHKECASTLEPSGHNTANLPSWLLDIGPEATGSLRLVLTGEDGVDARAQYITLSYMWGGLPISELPRTFQDLIVLARAFGVRYMWIDAFCIIQDSTEDWEHEGAAMWKVYANSLCTIAATASTSPEDGLFRKKDPVPFTRQIKAPSGHPCRDNHDYHVLDPGFAERCISSGPLQSRGWAFQERIMSPRVLHFTDSQMLLECRKETQCEAAPFYTTLLSQKSTKGSIQHQGMRNRLEVTADHDAESSASLSSSTPARNHVGKEYDVFLDGWKSVVAIYSNCSLTYDEDKLPALAGLAKAFLRDKPTRTYLAGMWRENLEGQLGWKVNTPGNRLSTPYRAPSWSWASVTSAIEPSLYYKLEKLGHCFHTIPRIESVSCVTKGPQYFGRVLRAHLEVSGYLVFPIVHSIDGEKELQTCQLRIEHTFVSACLCWDTVDVRASVRFTITCLPLGIEYDTRTPTCIILEQVGGNSPIKYQRVGLLKVTFGHDRSDQLWRFGIEKRIKENRSVAKYNKEFSVIRIV
- a CDS encoding uncharacterized protein (EggNog:ENOG503P423) — encoded protein: MTSLRILVLPQLYLNVNNYFKMALHPLNSISIVELAIYTPALLIAILLSTRHGFRNNAGWLYLIIFTTVRIVGSSLNLATIASPSNPNLIVASQVMYSIGVSALVICLSNLLGRVLLGIRQQGTQTFISPRHQRLAQVVMLIGLILSIVGQSMMSGEIGDAVSGTTGQQAEVVTVPNESQAGLGLTMAGLGFVVLGTLVTMVEKRAVEPGEKRLLFGVGLASPFMIVRIVFSGLATFGTDPRFKSYGGVGSFVWYFLGMGVIMEMMVVLILESAGLTLNRQAECCAGWEVERRKV